CACCCTCCCGAGGTACACGTCCGCACGTGCCAGCCTCTCGGAGCATCTGACGAGGTCCCCGACGGTGTGGCACTCATAGGGCATGTTCTCGTCTATCCACAGCGAGACGGTCTGGGGGTCGGTGTCGGCTTCGCGGAGGACCTTCTTCGCGAGCACGGGGTCGTGCTTCCTGAAGATGGCGTCCATGAGCTGGTACATGTCCGACCTCTCCTCCCTTCCAGACAGGGCGGAGGCCTGCGTGAGGGTGACGCGGGGGTTCCCGGTCGCCAGGGACTGGAGGTCCCTGACGGCGGCCCTCAGGTCGCCTGCGGCGTTCTCCGCTATCTTCGAGACCGCCTCGGGTTCGATGCTGACCCCCTCCTCCTCGCAGATCCTGCGGAGGACCTTCTCCACTGCGGCGGCGGTGGGCTTCCTGAACTTGATCTGGACGGTGTAGGTCTTCACGGCCGAGCTCTTCCTGGAGAGCTCGTACCAGTCGTTGACTATGAGGATGACCGGCTGGAGGGCGGTCTTCACGAGGTCGTTGATGGCGGGCATGGCCCCCCTGTCGGCGTTGCCGAAGAGACTGTCGGCCTCGTCGAGGACCACCAGCTTCCTCCCTCCCCGGGAGGCATTCATGAAGTTGCCCTCGGAATCGAAGGTGTTGTAATAGGATGCCCTGAGGGCGATGCTGCGGATGGCGTCCCCCGTCCTCTGGTCGGAGGCGTTCATCTCCACGATTCCCCAGCCCATATCCCTCGCCAGGGCCTCGGCCGAGGAGGTCTTCCCGATGCCGGGGGAGCCGATGAGGACCATCGCCCTCTCCGCAGGCATGCCGTTGCGCCATTTCTCGGCCCATGCAAGCATATCCCTGGCGGCGCCGGGGTTCCCGACGATGTCGGAGAGGGTGCGGGGACGGTACTTCTCCGTCCAGTCGTCTCCCGTTCAGATACCCCCTTCGCCGTCGTTGCCGCTGTTTGGCGGACGCTGCTGGTCCACCGGACGGAAGTAGATCAGGCGGAACACGTCGATGCACTGCCTGAAGTAGATGATGAATCCGAGGATCTCGATGCCTATGACCATCGACGTGGAGAGACCCGGCGTGAACCACCTCACGTAGATTATGATGGCGGACATGCACAGGTACATCATCGCCCTGGACCACTTCCTGAGGACGATGTGCCCCAGGCCGAAGAGGTTGAGGGCGCCGGGGAGGATCGCGAGTATGAGTGCTAGCTTCTCGGTGTTGGAGAGCTTGTGGGGCCTCACGGTAACGTACCTAGTGACGTCCATGGGCGCCCCGCACTGGTCGCAGAACTTGTTCTCCTTTGCGTTCTCCGCACCGCATCTGGGGCAGAGGTTGGAATCGGGGTTCTCGCTGAGGTTGTGTATGGCGCCGGAGTCGTCGACGGAATAGGCGCTCTTGATGGTGGCCCCGCAGAAGTAGCAGAAGTCCGCGCCATCCTCGATCTCGTTGCCGCACTCGCCGCATATGCGCCTCATTCGGAATCGCCCCTTATGTGCATGCGGTATATGCCGTCCGTGCATTCAACCTTTATCGGTGCCCCGTACACCCCGGAGACGGTCTCGTCGTTCAGGAGTTCGGATTTCCTCCCGTCAGCGTAGATCCTGCCGTCGCGGATCATGACCACGCGGTCCAGCTTCACTGGGATGTCCGTCAGGTCGTGGGTTATCATGACGATGCTCACGCCCGTTCCCGTGAGGATGTCGAACATCTGCCTGAACTTGGACTTCATCACGATGTCCAGACCTGTCATGGGCTCGTCGAGGATGAGCATCCTCGGGTTGGTGATCAGGGCCCTGGCGATGAGCGTCCTCCTCATCTCTCCGAGGGAGAGGCCCCCGATCTCCCTGTGCATCAGGTCCTCGATGCCCATCTCGGAGGCCCTGCAGAGGATGAGCTCCTCCATCTTCTCGGTCACGGTGACGTTCCTGAAGATGTCCAGGCTCCCGAAGAATCCCGAGCCGATGACCTCGCGGACGGTGGTGTGCTCGTTGAAAAGGCTCTGGAGGTCCATGGAGACGACGCCCATCTTGGACCTCAGGTCCCAGATGCTCCAGCGCTTCTCTCCGAAGACCCTCATGGAATAGCCGGCATCGTCGTCGTAAGGGTAGATGTCCCCCCTCAGAAGCTTCAGGAGGGTGGTCTTGCCCGAACCGTTGAGGCCGATGATCGCAACGTTCTCCCCGACACCGATGTCGAGGTCGATGCCGTCGAGGATGCGTACGCCGCCGCGGACGACGGAAACGTTGCGGAGCTCGAGAGCCTTCTCCATGTTTTACCCTATAATGAGAGAGCGTAAAAGGATGTCCCTCGGGCGGTGTGCCCGAGGGGGTCTGGTTTCATTCCGCGGATGATTCCGCGATTGCGGCGCCGGCGTTCCTGGAACGGTTGATGACGATCATCGCCACGAGCACCAGTATGGACAGGGGCAGGGAGACGATGAGGGGGTCCAGGAGGGCGAGGGGTCCGGATATGAGGACGGAGTCGCCGGTGATCCACCTGCAGACGGGGAGGAACACGCACATGCTCTTGTTCATGAACAGCGCCCAGAACAGGTAAGATGCGGTCCCGGCGGCGATGCTGAACATGGCGGCCTGCTTGTCCACCTTCATCTTGGTGTAGAGTCCGTAGGTGAACGCCGGGAGGAGGGCGGCCGCGGTCATCCCCATGAACAGGGAAGTGGCCTTGGCGATGATCTCCTTCGGCATGAGGTAGCAGTACACGACCACGAGGACCAGCATGATCGCGGTGACGATCCTGTTGACCCTGATGTTGGAGGAGTCCATCCTCATGCCGTCGGTCTTCTGCTTCCAGAGGGTGTAGAGGTCGTATCCTCCCGCCACTCCGATGGTGTGCATGAGGGCGGAGATGGTAGAGATGGACGCGCAGACCAGAGAAAGCAGGAACAGGCAGACGAAGAAGTCCCCTCCGGTGATGTCCTCGAAGACCTCGAGGATGTATTGGGGGACGATGAAGTCGGTTCCCAGGCCTAGGCCGGAGACGTATGCGTTGGCGGTGAGGCTGTGCTCTTCCATGAAGAACACGTTGGAGAGGGCCCCGGTGGTGTAGGCGGTACCGACGATCAGGAGCATGAAGATGCTGCCGATGATGAGGGACCTGTCGAGCATGCGGTCGTCCTTGGCGGACATGAACCTGACGATGAGCTGGGGCTGGGTGAGGACACCGAGACCCACCCCCATCAGGAAGGTGGTGACCACCAGCATCCATTCGGAAGATCCGAAGTCGGCGACGCTGGTCCAGCCGTTGAATCCGTCGAGGACCCCCGCAGCGGAGGAAGTGTCGATGTTGGACAGGTCGGTGAACGCCTCGCCGACACCGCCGAGGGTGACGAAGGTGACCACGAGGATGACCCCCATCCCGACGAACATGATGGCGGCCTGGAGGGCGTCGTTGTACATGACTGCGATGATTCCGCCGAAGACCACGTACAGGCCGACGACGACGGCCATCGCGATGAGGATCCAGTCGTAGAGGTCGTTCAGTCCGGTGAGGACGGCGACGGAGTTCACCCCTCCCTTCAGTACTGCGGCGCAGTAGATGGGCATCATGACGATGATCAGGATGGCCACGAAGGCGCGGATGGATTTGGAGTCGAACATCTTTCCAAGGAGATCGGAGAAGGTGGCGGCGTTGAGCTTCCTGCCCATGCGCCTGGTCCTGGGGGCGAAGAATATGAACGCCACCAGCAGACCGATGAAGAGATTCATGAAGCACAGCCACATCAGGGACAGACCGTGGGTTGCGGCCTGACCGCCGAATCCGATGACCGCGGATGCGGAGAGGAAGGTGGCCCCGTAGGACAGCCCGATGATGACCGGGTTGGTCTTGCTCCTTCCCAGGAGGTATTCGGAATTGTTCTTCGTGTTGCGGTAACCCCATACGCCGAGCATGATGGTGATCGCGGCGAAAATCACGAGCATCACCGCGAAGATGGGAACGGACACACCGTCACTCATGTTCCTCGTCCTCCAGTGCGCTCTTCCTTACCTTGAACCCGATGTAGCAGCACAGCGCGGCGCTCACGAAGCAGCCGATGTACGATGCGACGATCCACGGGTCGGTCAATCCGAAGAAGCTCATTCCAATCATTCCTTGAATAGTGCTAACAAGTAGCACGGTGAGACACCCATCGTCCAGGTTGTATATAATGCTTGACAATCATTGACACGGTAGCACTTTTAAATCACATGTTGATACGAAAAGCATCATGGCGGAACAGATCGAAGGGAGACTGTACCAATTCACCGAACTTACCGGGAAGATGAGCATGCCCATGCACCAGTATCTCCTGGCCTCGGATCCCGCGATCATGTTCGCCACCGGCAACTACTCCCAGGCGGAGTGGATCCTCCCGGAGATATCGCACATCCTCGGGGACAGGCCCCTGAAGTACCTTTTCCTGTCCCACTTCGAATCCGACGAGTGCGGGGGACTGGAGCTGTTCCTGAAGAAGTATCCCAAACTGGTGACGGTCTGCTCCTCCTTCACCGCCAACGAGCTCCCCGGATTCGGCTACAGGGGGAAGGTCGTGGTCTGCGACGAACTGCACGGTTTCTCGGACGGGGAGATATCCATGAGATTCTTCAGATACCCCGCAGAGGTGCACCTCAGGGACGGCCTCCTGGCATTCGAGGAGAACTCGGGGGTGTTCTACTCTTCCGACGTCATCTACAGGGACGGTGTGACCTTGGGGAAATCGGTGGACAGCCAATGGCAGAAAGAGGTGGAAGGCATCGATTCGGCCCGTATCCCGGACGACGTCCGCAGGGACAGGCTCAAATCGGGACTCATGAACGTCTCCCCGAAGGTCATTGCCACCGGGCACGGCCCCGTCATCAGGTGCCTCCCGGATGCCTGAATCGCCCGTCCGGAGAAGCATAGATTAAATATTCTGCGTCCGATAGCCTCGGCGATAGGCTTGCCGGGGAGCTAGGCGTGCCCTGTAACCGAAATCGTCTTCAGCGGTGGGACTTCAGGGGGCGGCAGAGCTGAAACGGCAGGCTCGCAAAGTAACTATGAGACTTTGTCCTGCAGAGTTGGAGTATCCTGTCGTTCCCGCCGGAGGGTGGGCGCGGCTCGACCAATCGGGGGAATCGGGTCAGGCCCTGACGGGAGCAGCCTTACCCCGAGCTACTGACGTTTGCGGGGAAGCAGGGTTGAGAAGCGATGCGATAAACCTGCCTGCGGAGGCGATGTCCACCTCTGATCGCCTATCACTTGCCGACTTCCCACGAACACGGGAACTCGGTTTTTCCAACGGAATCGTTTCAGGCCGGAGCAGAATACCGAATCCAACCGGGAATGTTTCCGGAAGGCTCGGATTATTCACTCTTAACGCTTCAGTTCTCGTTTCCGATACGGATTGATCTTGATTCACGGACGGCGGCGCTTATAATTTCCCCGTTCACACTCAATGTGGTAATACCAATTTATATTGAATAATACATAGTGTTACTAAACAAATAATAAATATTACCAAAGATGATTACAAACGGACCACCATGGATAAAAAAATGATAATAGGGCTGGCAGTGGTCGCCGTTGTAGTGGCTTCTGCGGCCTGCGTGACATTCGTCGTCATGACATCTGATGATGATGACGGCAACAAATATGCTGAAATGAGACTGGTCGTCTATGGAAATGCCAACAATGACAACTATCTCAACGACAAGGATGTAGACCTTATCAAATCCATCGCGAAAGACGGCAATTGGGACAAGGAGACGAATCCCTTTGCCGATGCGAACAACGACGGAAAAGTCGATTCCTCCGATGTCGATGCCGTGAACGGATTCCTCGAGGGAAAGACCTCCATCATGTACTACAGGGATTGGAACAACAAGGTCAGTTATGTCCACTATCCCGTCACCGGCAAGATCGGAGTGTCCTATGACGTCTGTCTCGACGCTGCAATCCTCGGCGGATGGTACGGCCAGGTCAAATACATGAACATCAACCAGAGCGAGATCTCGGAAATCGATGAATCCTACTACCCCGGAGTGCACAGCTTCATCTCGACAGGTAAAAACGGCCACGATTTCGATGAGGTGTATTCCCACGAGGACCTCGCACTCTGCTGCGGTGACAACTATAACTTCAGCGACGAGTTCATAAGCAAGATGCTCGGAGCCCACAACAACGGAGGTACCAAGGACGTCCTCCTGCTCCCGTTCGCCAGATGCGTCAACGGCATGGACATGAGCACCACCATCATCACGGTCAGCGTGATGACCATGCATCAGGCGGACTGCAAGAAATACATCGAGTATCTCGAGGGCATCGACAAGAGCGTCCACTCAAAACTCGACAAGATGGGCAACAACCTGTCCGAGGTCATCTTCTACAGGGTGAACGGAAACGACAATTTCACCCTCAGGGTACCCAACAGCACCGGATTCCACCACAGCAACGTCTACATGATCAAGTCGCTGGGATTCAAGAGTGCTGCCGGAGAGTCGAAGAACGGCGGTGTCAATTGCGGAATCGACGAGATCATCCACTACGACCCCGATGTCATCTTCGTCATCAACACCGGCTGGGTGTACGCGGACCTTACCGATGAGCAGTTCAAATCGAAGGTTAAGGAGATGTTCGGATACCTGGAGCAGACGCGCGCCTACAAGCAGGGCAACGTGTTCTACATCGGATACGAGCTTATCGGTTCCGCTCCCGCATATGCCGTCCTGCCCCTGCTCGCATCTTTCGTCTGGCCCGACCAATTCGACGAGGATGACGGCTGGAAGGAGCTCCAGGACTTCTATTCCAAGTACCTCAACAGGAACATCGATGTGAAGAACTCCCATATCGCACCCCTGAAGATGAGCGATCTCGGACTCGCCTGAACGAGGCACCCGACAAACACCTTACCCCTTCGGGGGAACAGCAGGGGAGTTACCATGAAAAAGGACGAAGCAACCACAATCAAGGCTTGGAGCGGGATACGTGCCGAGAACTACGGAAAACTGATCAGGGAGACCACCACGAGCGAAGACCAATTCTGGGCCGGGGAGATCCTCAGGAGGGCGCCTGAAAAGGACGTCCTCCGTGTCCTCGACGTCGGCACAGGACCCGGTTATTTTACCATCCTCCTTTCCAAACTGGGTCACGATGTCACCGGAATCGATGTCACGCCGGACATGATCTCAGTCGCCAAGAAGAACAGCGAGGGCCTGAATCTCGACTTCAGGGTGATGAACGCCGATGAGCTGTCCTTCGAAGACAATACTTTCGACCTGATCGTGAGCCGCGTGGTCACCTGGACCATACCGAACATGATCGACTGCTACAGGGAATGGCGGAGGGTATTGGCTCCGGGAGGCAGGATACTTGTCTTCGACTCCAACTTCCGCAGCCGTTTCTTCGATCCAGCCGAAGAAAGGCGCATAAGGGAGATTGCGAGGAAGGAGGCGGCCGGATGCGAGGGCGTTTACACGGGCTTCGTCGGATACCACATCCGCGAGGCATACTGGGAAGGACGCCCCATGATCGGAACGCCGAGGCCCGAATGGGACCGCAATGCCCTGATCAAGTTGCGCTTCAAGGACATCACGATAGACGAGCAGATCTACCGTGAACCCGACCCCAGACAGCGCATCTGCCCCGTTTTCGCCATAACCGCCACCAAACCGTCGCCCGAAGAGGAGGCGGACCTCCTCATCGAAGAGCACTGGGACGGCATGGGAGCATGCTGCGGCGCATATGCCTCGGCTGCGATCGAGACCGGAAGGTCAGACGAATACGTGGAATCCATCGGGAGCCACATCGCGGGGACCGATATCCTAGATGTCGGATGCGGATGCGGACTCGTGTCCGTCGCATTGGCAAAGAGAGGGTACCGGGTAACCGGGGTCGACTGCTCCTCCGTGATGCTCGAGGAGGCAGACAGGTGCGCATCGGAGAACGGCTGCGAGGTGGCTTTCACCAAAGCCAACGCCTATCTGCTGCCGTTCCCCGACTCATCGTTCGACACGGTGGTGTGCCGCAACTCGTTCTGGTTCTTCCGCGACCCGGGGAAGGTTCTGAAGGAGATGCACAGGGTCCTCAGGACAGGCGGATCCCTCGTCATCACGGATAACGAATGGATGAACGACCTGGATGCCGCGGGCGCGAGGTACGTCCATCACAACACCGGAGAACTGGGCTCCATCAGAGTCAATCTGGGCTATGCGGGATACGAGATAATCGACGATGTCCTTTTCCGCCTGCCGCAGAACAAAGGCGACTACACCGGTTATCTCAGGGACGCCCTTTCCGGCCTCTTCTCCGAGACGGAAGTGACCGGGGGATACAGGGACCCCGCCGTCCATCCGAAGCTCAGGGACCTCGTAAAACATCCTTTCATCGCAACAGCGAAAAAATGAAGGGGGACGGCGGCAGCTTCATGCTGCCGTCAATCCCCGGATTATTCTCCTCCTCGTCGTATAGGACATGTATCCCATACAGGAAGACGAGATGAAGTGGCTTGCCACCAGTGCTATTATGACCCACTCGAAGGAGAAGAGGGAACCGGCCGCTATCATGCCCAGCTTGATGAATGCCCAGAATATCATCACCTTGGTGGACTTCAGGGACGACTTCATCGCCTGCAGGGTGGAAGAGAAATAGCGTGTGAACGAGGAAGGCACTATGCAGAACGCCAATGCACGGAGCGTCCATACGAGCATCTCACGGTTTTCCTCCATGGTCGGATCGCGGATGAAAACCCCCATGAGGGGGTCGGCGAGCACGAATATGACGACGGTGAGGATCACCCCGATGACGAGATTGAGCTTTGCAACGTAATCCATGGAAAGACTCATCTTGGAGGCATCCCCCTGGCCCATCCCGGCCGCCGCGACGGGTATCATCGCGGCCGTGAGCGCTTCGGAGGGGACGGAGGACAGGCTGACATACCTCCAGGGCATGTTGAACCACATCACCCCGAGGGTCCCCGCTACGGCGATGATGAACACCCTCTGCGTGAGGACTATGGCGTTGTTGATGATCGAGTCCGCGGCCTTGGGTGCTCCCACGCTCAGAACCTCCCTCATGGCCCCCCATTCGGGGCTGACGGACCGTCTGTCCAGATGAATGGTCATCCGGCCTGTCAGATACCAGCAGAGCCCCAATACAGCGGTGAACAGGGCGGACAGGGTTGTCGCCATGGCCGCACCGAACAGACCCATGCCGAGGACGTAGATCAGGAGCGGATCCAGGGTCATGTTGACGACTGCGGATGACACGAGGACGACCATCGATTTCTTGCCAGCGCCCTCGGAACGCAGAAGAGCCACGACGATGCTGTTCGTTATCAGCGCCCAGGACATCATGAAATACGGGAGGACGTAGTCCCAGCTCAGTTCGCGGACGTCATCCGCCCCCATATAGTCCACCAACGGGTCGTACAGGACGTACATGACCGATGAGACCGCGATTCCCGCAGCCACTCCCAGGATGAGAGAGTTTCCGGCCAGTTTGGAGGCACGTTCGAAATCGCCCTTCCCGAGACGGAACGCTATGGTGGAAGTCACGCCCACGCCTATCGAGGTACCGATTGCCGTGATGATCGAGTACAGCGGGGTGATCGTCGATATCGCGGAGGATGCGGCGGACCCCAGACCGGAGGTCCAGAATGTATCTACATAGAGGTTGACCTGGACGACCAGGTACGAGAACAGCATGGGTATTGCGAGGGCCCTTATCGCGCCCTTCGGCTCACCTAGCAGCGTGTCTACATCCGACTTGCGGTCCCTGCTCATGGGTCAGACATCTCTCGTCAGTATGGCTTCGTCGAGAAGTACCACCGGAACACCCCTCAGAGAATCGCGGATCACCCTGCACTCGATATCGTACACGGTGCGCAGATTATCGATGTTGATGATCTACTCCGGCGTACCGGTCTTGTAGATTACGCCGGGGGTGTTCATAAGGATGATCTGGTCTGCATACCTTGCCGTGATGTTGATGTCGTGGCTGATCATCAGGACAATTATCCCCTGGGCGAGCGCGATGGATTTGACCAGTTCCGTGACGTAGATCTGATACTTGACGTCGAGATTCGCGGTGGGCTCGTCGAGGATGAGGATCTTGGGTTCCTGGACGAGGCCCCTCGCAAGGGAAACCTTCTGATGCTGCCCCGCAGACAGTTCGTTGTAGTTCTGGGTGGCGAGCGACTCTATGTGGAGCAGTTTCATCGCTTTCTGTACGATCTTCAGATCGTGTTCGAAGGACCCCCACGTCTTCTTGTTGTACCTCCCGA
This is a stretch of genomic DNA from Thermoplasmatales archaeon BRNA1. It encodes these proteins:
- a CDS encoding DNA polymerase III, delta subunit translates to MLAWAEKWRNGMPAERAMVLIGSPGIGKTSSAEALARDMGWGIVEMNASDQRTGDAIRSIALRASYYNTFDSEGNFMNASRGGRKLVVLDEADSLFGNADRGAMPAINDLVKTALQPVILIVNDWYELSRKSSAVKTYTVQIKFRKPTAAAVEKVLRRICEEEGVSIEPEAVSKIAENAAGDLRAAVRDLQSLATGNPRVTLTQASALSGREERSDMYQLMDAIFRKHDPVLAKKVLREADTDPQTVSLWIDENMPYECHTVGDLVRCSERLARADVYLGRVSKRQYYGFWKYANDMMVDGITDAIHSNQVTRDRIRFPTYLTKMSRSKSSRALRNSIAMKIGGITHTSRANVLSDTFPRMRIMAQNDLDMRVMLIREAGLEPEELAFLLGVKMDAKIIKDSYSAAEPPKPEKAETKKKSAKSKEPGELSFSAPEKRPGLPSEAPQEPVETAPGAVPDAEPAKTEPAPAEEPAAPKRQKSLFDF
- a CDS encoding ABC-type molybdenum transport system, ATPase component/photorepair protein PhrA, whose translation is MEKALELRNVSVVRGGVRILDGIDLDIGVGENVAIIGLNGSGKTTLLKLLRGDIYPYDDDAGYSMRVFGEKRWSIWDLRSKMGVVSMDLQSLFNEHTTVREVIGSGFFGSLDIFRNVTVTEKMEELILCRASEMGIEDLMHREIGGLSLGEMRRTLIARALITNPRMLILDEPMTGLDIVMKSKFRQMFDILTGTGVSIVMITHDLTDIPVKLDRVVMIRDGRIYADGRKSELLNDETVSGVYGAPIKVECTDGIYRMHIRGDSE
- a CDS encoding Na+/proline symporter encodes the protein MSDGVSVPIFAVMLVIFAAITIMLGVWGYRNTKNNSEYLLGRSKTNPVIIGLSYGATFLSASAVIGFGGQAATHGLSLMWLCFMNLFIGLLVAFIFFAPRTRRMGRKLNAATFSDLLGKMFDSKSIRAFVAILIIVMMPIYCAAVLKGGVNSVAVLTGLNDLYDWILIAMAVVVGLYVVFGGIIAVMYNDALQAAIMFVGMGVILVVTFVTLGGVGEAFTDLSNIDTSSAAGVLDGFNGWTSVADFGSSEWMLVVTTFLMGVGLGVLTQPQLIVRFMSAKDDRMLDRSLIIGSIFMLLIVGTAYTTGALSNVFFMEEHSLTANAYVSGLGLGTDFIVPQYILEVFEDITGGDFFVCLFLLSLVCASISTISALMHTIGVAGGYDLYTLWKQKTDGMRMDSSNIRVNRIVTAIMLVLVVVYCYLMPKEIIAKATSLFMGMTAAALLPAFTYGLYTKMKVDKQAAMFSIAAGTASYLFWALFMNKSMCVFLPVCRWITGDSVLISGPLALLDPLIVSLPLSILVLVAMIVINRSRNAGAAIAESSAE
- a CDS encoding putative flavoprotein is translated as MAEQIEGRLYQFTELTGKMSMPMHQYLLASDPAIMFATGNYSQAEWILPEISHILGDRPLKYLFLSHFESDECGGLELFLKKYPKLVTVCSSFTANELPGFGYRGKVVVCDELHGFSDGEISMRFFRYPAEVHLRDGLLAFEENSGVFYSSDVIYRDGVTLGKSVDSQWQKEVEGIDSARIPDDVRRDRLKSGLMNVSPKVIATGHGPVIRCLPDA
- a CDS encoding Methylase involved in ubiquinone/menaquinone biosynthesis — protein: MKKDEATTIKAWSGIRAENYGKLIRETTTSEDQFWAGEILRRAPEKDVLRVLDVGTGPGYFTILLSKLGHDVTGIDVTPDMISVAKKNSEGLNLDFRVMNADELSFEDNTFDLIVSRVVTWTIPNMIDCYREWRRVLAPGGRILVFDSNFRSRFFDPAEERRIREIARKEAAGCEGVYTGFVGYHIREAYWEGRPMIGTPRPEWDRNALIKLRFKDITIDEQIYREPDPRQRICPVFAITATKPSPEEEADLLIEEHWDGMGACCGAYASAAIETGRSDEYVESIGSHIAGTDILDVGCGCGLVSVALAKRGYRVTGVDCSSVMLEEADRCASENGCEVAFTKANAYLLPFPDSSFDTVVCRNSFWFFRDPGKVLKEMHRVLRTGGSLVITDNEWMNDLDAAGARYVHHNTGELGSIRVNLGYAGYEIIDDVLFRLPQNKGDYTGYLRDALSGLFSETEVTGGYRDPAVHPKLRDLVKHPFIATAKK
- a CDS encoding Na+-driven multidrug efflux pump; this encodes MSRDRKSDVDTLLGEPKGAIRALAIPMLFSYLVVQVNLYVDTFWTSGLGSAASSAISTITPLYSIITAIGTSIGVGVTSTIAFRLGKGDFERASKLAGNSLILGVAAGIAVSSVMYVLYDPLVDYMGADDVRELSWDYVLPYFMMSWALITNSIVVALLRSEGAGKKSMVVLVSSAVVNMTLDPLLIYVLGMGLFGAAMATTLSALFTAVLGLCWYLTGRMTIHLDRRSVSPEWGAMREVLSVGAPKAADSIINNAIVLTQRVFIIAVAGTLGVMWFNMPWRYVSLSSVPSEALTAAMIPVAAAGMGQGDASKMSLSMDYVAKLNLVIGVILTVVIFVLADPLMGVFIRDPTMEENREMLVWTLRALAFCIVPSSFTRYFSSTLQAMKSSLKSTKVMIFWAFIKLGMIAAGSLFSFEWVIIALVASHFISSSCMGYMSYTTRRRIIRGLTAA
- a CDS encoding ABC-type cobalamin/Fe3+-siderophores transport systems, ATPase component, which codes for MTSIEINDLSFRYKGKSQVLNDISLKIDKPGLYCILGPNGVGKSTLVKCICKILEPTSGQILIDGTDVSKMSRKELSDYVSYVPAFSQDVFSMSVVDTVMVGRYNKKTWGSFEHDLKIVQKAMKLLHIESLATQNYNELSAGQHQKVSLARGLVQEPKILILDEPTANLDVKYQIYVTELVKSIALAQGIIVLMISHDINITARYADQIILMNTPGVIYKTGTPE